The Opitutus sp. ER46 genome has a window encoding:
- a CDS encoding arylsulfatase, whose protein sequence is MRPLLLLLLAALLPFSLQAADAPSSTPAATGKPNIVFILADDLGYGDIGVHGQKQIQTPHIDRLAREGMRFTQFYSGAPVCAPARNTLMTGQHTGHTPFRGNAKINLPAADTTVAELLKGAGYATGLMGKWGLGNAGSDATPNRRGFDAFFGYIDQSAAHNYYPTYLYRNDARIPLRNVVPNPGPYDVGVATKKVDYSADLIGNEALAFIRAHRDRPFFLYFAPTLPHANNEAKPDGMEVPDYGPYATKPWPNPQKGFAAMVTRLDDQVGRILAELQRLNLDQNTIVFFSSDNGPHDEGGQDPAFFNSGGGFRGKKRDMYEGGIRVPLIARWPGRVPAGVTSDHVGYFPDFLPTASELAGLGGAPRRDGLSILPTLLGQPARQTQHDYLYWEFYENARTSQALRFGNWKAIRRPIHTGPIELYDLTRDPAEQHDLAADNPGVVAQAERLFKAAHTPSPEWPRGVRK, encoded by the coding sequence ATGCGCCCCCTCCTCCTTCTTCTTCTCGCCGCGCTCCTTCCGTTCTCACTCCAGGCGGCGGACGCCCCCTCCTCCACCCCCGCGGCTACCGGCAAGCCGAACATCGTCTTCATCCTCGCCGATGATCTCGGCTACGGGGACATCGGGGTACACGGCCAAAAGCAGATCCAAACCCCGCACATCGATCGCCTGGCGCGCGAGGGCATGCGGTTCACGCAGTTCTATAGCGGCGCGCCGGTCTGCGCCCCTGCGCGCAACACGCTCATGACCGGCCAGCACACCGGCCACACCCCGTTTCGCGGCAACGCGAAGATCAACCTTCCCGCCGCCGACACCACGGTCGCCGAACTGCTCAAGGGAGCAGGCTATGCCACTGGGCTTATGGGCAAATGGGGACTCGGGAACGCCGGCTCCGACGCCACGCCCAATCGCCGCGGTTTCGATGCCTTCTTCGGCTACATCGACCAGTCGGCCGCGCACAACTACTACCCCACGTACCTCTATCGAAACGACGCGCGCATCCCGCTACGCAATGTCGTGCCCAACCCCGGTCCCTACGACGTGGGCGTTGCCACCAAGAAGGTCGATTACAGCGCGGATCTGATCGGCAACGAGGCCCTGGCGTTCATCCGGGCGCACCGCGATCGCCCCTTCTTCCTCTATTTCGCGCCCACGCTCCCCCACGCCAACAACGAGGCCAAGCCCGACGGCATGGAGGTGCCCGACTACGGTCCCTACGCGACGAAACCCTGGCCGAATCCTCAAAAGGGCTTCGCCGCCATGGTCACGCGCCTCGACGATCAGGTCGGCCGAATCCTCGCCGAACTGCAGCGGCTCAACCTCGATCAAAACACGATCGTGTTCTTCTCCTCCGACAACGGCCCGCACGACGAGGGCGGCCAGGATCCGGCGTTCTTCAATTCGGGCGGAGGCTTCCGCGGCAAGAAGCGCGACATGTACGAAGGCGGTATCCGCGTACCACTGATCGCGCGCTGGCCGGGTCGCGTGCCAGCCGGAGTCACCTCGGACCACGTCGGCTACTTTCCGGACTTTCTGCCCACGGCCAGCGAGCTGGCCGGGCTCGGCGGCGCGCCCCGCCGTGACGGCCTGAGCATCCTGCCGACGCTCCTCGGCCAGCCGGCCCGGCAGACGCAGCACGATTACCTCTACTGGGAATTCTACGAGAATGCCCGCACCTCACAGGCACTCCGCTTCGGCAACTGGAAGGCGATCCGCCGTCCGATCCACACCGGCCCGATCGAACTCTACGACCTCACCCGCGATCCCGCCGAACAGCACGACCTCGCCGCGGACAACCCCGGCGTCGTCGCCCAGGCCGAGCGCCTGTTCAAAGCGGCCCACACCCCTAGTCCCGAGTGGCCGCGGGGGGTGAGGAAGTGA
- a CDS encoding FAD-dependent oxidoreductase, whose protein sequence is MSEHAGQTTSLWMQTASRPEFTELSAPAAADVCIVGAGISGLTTAYFLTRAGRSVIVLDDGPIVSGETERTTAHLSFALDDRYTELERIHGAANARLAAESHLNAIGFIERIIREEAIDCDFTRLDGYLFNAPDMPADLLDQELEAAHRAGLSEVELVERAPLVSFNTGPALLFPHQGQFHPLKYLGAMARAIVREGGQIYAHTHAAEIEGGKDAHVRTADGHRIACGSVVVATNSPVNDRFAIHTKQAPYRTYVVGFTVPVGTVPQVLYWDTGDPYHYVRLQPAAPGDPYPARDILVVGGEDHKTGQAEDPAQRFARLEEWTRHRFPMVQEVRHRWSGQVMEPLDGLAFIGRNPMDADNVYIATGDSGHGMTHGTIAGRLISDLILGRENRWADLYSPSRVPTGATREFLRENANVAAQYLDWLTAGEAERNLLIPPGKGAIVRHGLTKVAVYRDPDGTYHECSAVCPHLRAIVDWNDVEKTWDCPAHGSRFDALGHVLNGPANEDLRPLALNHERARE, encoded by the coding sequence ATGAGCGAACATGCCGGACAGACCACCTCCCTCTGGATGCAAACCGCCAGCCGCCCGGAGTTCACGGAGTTGTCCGCCCCTGCCGCCGCCGACGTCTGCATCGTCGGCGCCGGGATTTCCGGACTCACCACCGCCTACTTCCTCACGCGCGCCGGGCGCTCCGTGATCGTGCTCGACGACGGCCCGATTGTTTCCGGCGAGACCGAACGCACCACCGCCCACCTCTCCTTCGCCCTCGACGACCGCTACACCGAGCTCGAACGCATCCACGGCGCCGCGAACGCCCGCCTCGCCGCCGAGAGTCACCTCAACGCCATCGGCTTCATCGAGCGGATCATCCGCGAGGAGGCGATCGACTGCGATTTTACCCGCCTCGACGGCTACCTCTTCAATGCGCCCGACATGCCGGCCGACCTGCTCGACCAGGAACTCGAGGCCGCCCACCGCGCCGGGTTGTCCGAAGTCGAACTCGTGGAACGCGCCCCGCTCGTGTCCTTCAACACCGGGCCCGCGCTGCTGTTTCCGCACCAGGGACAATTCCATCCGCTTAAATACCTCGGCGCCATGGCCCGTGCGATCGTGCGCGAGGGCGGTCAGATCTACGCCCACACCCACGCGGCCGAAATCGAGGGCGGCAAGGACGCCCACGTCCGCACCGCCGACGGCCATCGCATCGCCTGCGGCAGCGTCGTCGTGGCGACCAACAGTCCGGTGAACGACCGCTTCGCGATCCACACCAAGCAGGCGCCCTACCGCACCTACGTCGTCGGCTTCACCGTCCCCGTCGGCACCGTCCCGCAAGTCCTGTATTGGGATACCGGTGACCCGTACCACTACGTGCGCCTCCAGCCCGCGGCGCCCGGGGATCCTTATCCCGCGCGCGACATCCTCGTCGTCGGCGGCGAGGATCATAAAACCGGCCAGGCCGAGGATCCCGCGCAGCGGTTCGCCCGGCTCGAGGAGTGGACCCGCCACCGTTTTCCGATGGTGCAGGAGGTCCGCCACCGCTGGTCCGGCCAGGTGATGGAGCCGTTGGACGGCCTTGCCTTCATCGGCCGCAACCCGATGGACGCCGACAACGTGTACATCGCGACGGGCGACTCGGGGCACGGCATGACGCACGGCACCATCGCCGGCCGGCTCATCTCCGACCTCATCCTCGGCCGCGAGAACCGCTGGGCCGATCTCTACAGCCCTTCCCGCGTCCCGACCGGCGCCACCCGGGAGTTTTTGCGCGAGAACGCCAACGTCGCCGCGCAATACCTCGACTGGCTCACCGCCGGCGAAGCGGAGAGGAACCTCCTCATCCCGCCGGGCAAAGGCGCCATCGTGCGGCACGGCCTGACCAAGGTGGCGGTGTACCGCGACCCCGACGGGACGTACCACGAATGCTCCGCGGTCTGTCCCCACCTGCGCGCGATCGTCGACTGGAACGACGTCGAAAAGACCTGGGATTGTCCCGCCCACGGCTCGCGCTTCGACGCCCTCGGCCACGTCCTCAACGGCCCCGCCAACGAGGATCTCCGCCCGCTCGCCCTGAACCACGAGCGGGCGAGAGAATGA
- a CDS encoding CAP domain-containing protein: protein MVPLLRTLALVLFVLVLGSGVGRAGANPESESTPASPPVQPGTTAADFAAALLTETNRVRREHGLQTLRPHPRLDAAADDQASLISLRLVVGHESQLSDQANPLARVRRRGVYPQDCSENAAALPASPDGQPVRAGELAARLVAAWMTSPPHRAALLAPNMTHLGGAVRFSRRPSRQWSAFGVQVFAQFSPREN, encoded by the coding sequence ATGGTCCCGCTGCTCCGCACCCTGGCGCTCGTGTTGTTCGTGCTTGTGCTCGGCAGCGGAGTGGGGCGGGCGGGGGCAAACCCGGAGTCGGAGTCAACGCCCGCGTCGCCTCCGGTGCAGCCCGGGACGACGGCGGCGGATTTCGCGGCGGCGCTGCTGACCGAGACGAACCGCGTGCGCCGGGAGCACGGACTGCAGACGCTCCGGCCGCACCCGCGGCTCGATGCGGCAGCCGATGACCAGGCCTCGCTGATTTCGTTGCGGCTCGTAGTCGGGCATGAATCGCAGCTCTCGGATCAGGCAAACCCGCTGGCCCGCGTGCGGCGCCGTGGGGTTTACCCGCAGGATTGCAGTGAGAACGCGGCGGCGTTGCCCGCGAGTCCCGACGGCCAGCCGGTCCGGGCGGGGGAACTAGCGGCGCGGCTGGTGGCGGCGTGGATGACCTCACCGCCGCACCGGGCCGCTCTGCTCGCGCCGAACATGACGCACCTCGGCGGCGCGGTGCGCTTCTCCCGCCGCCCGAGCCGGCAGTGGTCCGCCTTCGGCGTTCAGGTTTTCGCGCAGTTTTCGCCACGCGAAAACTGA